In Luteimonas viscosa, the following proteins share a genomic window:
- a CDS encoding ferritin-like domain-containing protein: protein MSVKNFEELFIHELSDTYSAEKQMSKALPRLARAADNPRLVAAFEAHLEETQVQIERIDQIVELMGIKLKRIKCAAMEGLVEEGKDVIDSIEKGPLRDAALIGGAQKVEHYEIAAYGTLAALAKQQGQRDALKLLLETLKEEKATDEKLTMLAEQGGNERAQMDTKAA, encoded by the coding sequence ATGTCCGTCAAGAATTTCGAAGAACTGTTCATCCACGAACTGTCCGACACCTACAGCGCCGAGAAGCAGATGTCGAAGGCGCTGCCGCGGCTGGCACGCGCGGCCGACAACCCCAGGCTGGTCGCGGCCTTCGAGGCCCACCTGGAAGAAACCCAGGTGCAGATCGAGCGCATCGACCAGATCGTCGAGCTGATGGGCATCAAGCTCAAGCGCATCAAGTGCGCGGCGATGGAAGGCCTGGTCGAGGAGGGCAAGGACGTCATCGACTCGATCGAGAAGGGCCCGCTGCGCGATGCCGCGCTGATCGGCGGCGCGCAGAAGGTCGAGCACTACGAGATCGCCGCCTACGGCACTCTCGCCGCGCTCGCCAAGCAGCAGGGACAGCGCGATGCGCTCAAGCTCCTGCTCGAGACCCTCAAGGAAGAGAAGGCGACCGACGAGAAGCTGACCATGCTGGCCGAGCAGGGCGGCAACGAGCGCGCGCAGATGGACACCAAGGCCGCCTGA